Proteins from one Mercurialis annua linkage group LG7, ddMerAnnu1.2, whole genome shotgun sequence genomic window:
- the LOC126656965 gene encoding uncharacterized protein LOC126656965 — protein MNGRSDELAKWAATKNYNSMRNIPHEIKRRPSFQEEIEEGEVLIVEGEETWMTPLTAYLANGILPEDRKEAKRIVILSSKFGIYNGQLYKRSFTHPWLRCVNKEEGEYIMKELHEGTCGAHDGASTLVRKALLQGYYWPTMKEQATTLVRGCWPCQQYALVPRKQASEMKPIGSAWPFAQWGMDILGPLPLATGQRKFLVVAIDHFTKWIEAEPLVWNTEGANHRQWKAVRLGEIQKVLCRISNQFEVHLGLSSTIKWANRSGQQDSTGRTKKKIRRIQRKMEIGAPTPRTEDNQLNLEENEEELRNNLDLLVEKINRSDIRMEAYRQKMAKHFNSHVKKRKFKLGDLVMRKTEVKKGEAGSGKLQPNWEGPYTISEVIMEGTFKLTNSMGRIIPRTWNANNLRKI, from the exons ATGAATGGAAGATCAGACGAATTGGCAAAGTGGGCAGCAACAAAGAATTACAACTCAATGAGAAACATCCCTCATGAAATCAAACGACGGCCTAGCTTCcaagaagaaattgaagaaggCGAAGTACTGATAGTAGAAGGAGAAGAAACCTGGATGACCCCCCTCACAGCATACTTGGCTAATGGAATACTCCCCGAGGATAGAAAGGAAGCCAAAAGAATAGTGATACTATCATCAAAGTTCGGAATATACAACGGCCAGCTGTACAAACGGTCATTCACCCATCCCTGGCTAAGATGTGTGAACAAAGAAGAAGGAGAGTACATCATGAAAGAATTACATGAGGGGACCTGCGGAGCACATGACGGAGCATCAACACTGGTCAGGAAAGCCCTGCTACAAGGTTATTATTGGCCCACGATGAAAGAACAAGCTACAACGCTAGTAAGGGGATGCTGGCCTTGCCAGCAATATGCTTTGGTACCAAGAAAGCAAGCTTCAGAAATGAAACCGATCGGCAGTGCGTGGCCCTTCGCCCAGTGGGGTATGGATATCCTAGGACCTCTCCCTTTGGCTACAGGACAACGGAAGTTCTTGGTAGTGGCAATCGACCACTTCACTAAGTGGATAGAAGCAGAACCACTG GTCTGGAATACCGAAGGTGCTAATCACAGACAATGGAAAGCAGTTCGACTCGGCGAAATTCAGAAAGTTCTGTGCCGaatatcaaatcaatttgaGGTTCACCTCGGTTTATCATCCACAATCAAATGGGCAAACCGAAGTGGCCAACAGGATTCTACTGGCCGGACTAAAAAGAAGATTAGACGAATACAAAGGAAGATGG AGATCGGCGCACCCACACCAAGGACAGAGGACAACCAGCTAAACCTAGAAGAAAACGAAGAAGAGCTCAGGAACAATCTGGATCTCCTGGTTGAAAAAATCAACAGATCAGATATCAGGATGGAAGCCTACAGACAAAAgatggccaaacatttcaacagccatgtaaagaaaagaaaattcaaactagGCGACCTCGTCATGCGGAAGACCGAAgtcaaaaaaggagaagcaGGAAGCGGAAAACTGCAgccaaactgggaaggaccttacACCATCAGCGAGGTCATTATGGAAGGAACATTTAAGCTCACTAACTCCATGGGAAGAATCATACCAAGGACATGGAACGCCAACAACTTGAGGAAGATTTAG